In Acidovorax sp. GBBC 1281, a single window of DNA contains:
- a CDS encoding DUF3455 domain-containing protein → MTIQPTLSRLIPLTGAIAAAALLAACGSMSASGPKFSQDSLPESIKVPAGNKVAWETVGVGDITYECRDKANMPGQTEWVFVGPKAVLNDRSGKQVGTYYGPPATWEAQDGSKVTATQLAVAPAGTGNLPYQLVKANPAMGSGALTGVTFIQRVALKGGVAPAAACTATNKGDRQTVKYQADYIFWKAA, encoded by the coding sequence ATGACCATCCAGCCAACGCTCTCTCGCCTCATCCCCCTGACCGGCGCCATCGCCGCCGCGGCCCTGCTCGCGGCCTGCGGCTCCATGTCGGCATCGGGCCCGAAGTTCTCGCAGGACAGCCTGCCCGAGTCGATCAAGGTGCCGGCCGGCAACAAGGTGGCCTGGGAAACCGTGGGCGTGGGCGACATCACCTACGAATGCCGCGACAAGGCCAACATGCCCGGTCAGACCGAATGGGTGTTCGTGGGACCGAAGGCCGTGCTGAACGACCGCAGCGGCAAGCAGGTGGGCACGTACTACGGCCCGCCCGCCACCTGGGAGGCGCAGGACGGCTCCAAGGTCACCGCCACGCAGCTGGCCGTGGCCCCGGCCGGCACCGGCAACCTGCCCTACCAGCTCGTGAAGGCCAACCCGGCCATGGGCTCGGGCGCGCTGACGGGCGTGACCTTCATCCAGCGCGTGGCGCTCAAGGGCGGCGTCGCCCCGGCCGCGGCCTGCACCGCCACCAACAAGGGCGACCGCCAGACCGTGAAGTACCAGGCCGACTACATCTTCTGGAAGGCCGCCTGA
- a CDS encoding ATP-binding cassette domain-containing protein, whose translation MAHPPLLQIDHLHKRYGDATVVDDVSFSIAPGECLGVIGPNGAGKTTTIRMCLGLTAPNGGSVHFHPEGASTPLAMPQGALAIKAQLGVVTQFDTLDPDFTCAENLRIFGRYFGLKGAVMQERVPRLLEFAALTHKAGAKPGELSGGMKRRLSLARALVNDPRLLLLDEPTTGLDPQARHLMWERLQLLVQQGKSILLTTHFMDEAERLCSRLLVLDHGRKIAEGRPRELIAEHLEPDVVELFGVGAVALAEDAALRPLAARVEVSGETVFFYTHDARPLLAALSMHGHLRTLHRPANLEDLFLKLTGRQIREDG comes from the coding sequence ATGGCGCATCCCCCCCTTCTCCAGATCGATCACCTGCACAAGCGCTACGGCGATGCCACGGTGGTCGACGATGTCTCGTTCTCCATCGCGCCCGGCGAATGCCTGGGCGTCATCGGCCCCAACGGCGCCGGCAAGACCACCACCATCCGCATGTGCCTGGGCCTGACCGCGCCCAACGGCGGCAGCGTGCACTTCCACCCGGAAGGGGCCAGCACGCCGCTGGCCATGCCCCAGGGCGCGCTGGCCATCAAGGCGCAGCTGGGCGTGGTGACGCAGTTCGACACGCTGGACCCGGACTTCACCTGCGCGGAGAACCTGCGCATCTTCGGCCGCTACTTCGGGCTCAAGGGCGCGGTGATGCAGGAGCGCGTGCCGCGCCTGCTGGAGTTCGCGGCACTCACGCACAAGGCCGGCGCCAAGCCGGGCGAGCTGTCGGGCGGGATGAAGCGGCGCCTGTCGCTGGCCCGCGCCCTGGTGAACGACCCGCGCCTGCTGCTGCTGGACGAGCCCACCACCGGCCTGGACCCGCAGGCCCGCCACCTGATGTGGGAGCGCCTGCAATTGCTGGTGCAGCAGGGCAAGTCGATCCTGCTGACCACGCATTTCATGGACGAGGCCGAGCGCCTGTGTTCGCGCCTGCTGGTGCTGGACCACGGCCGCAAGATCGCCGAAGGCCGCCCGCGCGAGCTGATCGCCGAGCACCTGGAGCCCGACGTGGTGGAACTGTTCGGCGTGGGCGCCGTGGCGTTGGCCGAAGACGCCGCCCTGCGCCCGCTCGCCGCCCGCGTGGAGGTGAGCGGCGAGACGGTGTTTTTCTACACGCACGACGCCCGGCCGCTGCTGGCCGCCCTCAGCATGCACGGGCACCTGCGCACGCTGCACCGGCCGGCCAACCTGGAAGACCTGTTCCTGAAGCTCACCGGCCGGCAGATCCGCGAAGACGGCTGA
- the purT gene encoding formate-dependent phosphoribosylglycinamide formyltransferase, whose product MTTLGTPLSPSATKVMLLGSGELGKEVLIALQRLGVETIAVDRYENAPGQQVAHHARTITMSDPAQLKALIEAERPHLVVPEIEAIATPMLEELEAAGTVRVIPTARAARLTMDREGIRRLAAETLGLPTSPYQFCNSLEELQAAIDGGIGYPCIVKPVMSSSGKGQSKIDGPADVQKAWDYAMAGGRVSHGRVIVEGFIDFDYEITLLTVRALGEGGQPETHFCEPIGHIQVSGDYVESWQPQPMRPAALERAREIAKAVTDDLGGYGLFGVELFVKGDAVWFSEVSPRPHDTGLVTLATQVQSEFELHARAILGLPVNTALRSPGASAVIYGGMDAQGIAFDGVDEALRVPNTDLRLFGKPESFVKRRMGVALAFDADVEVARERAKLAAGKVRPRKA is encoded by the coding sequence ATGACCACTCTTGGCACCCCCCTTTCGCCCTCGGCCACCAAAGTCATGCTGCTCGGCTCGGGCGAGCTGGGCAAGGAAGTCCTCATCGCCCTGCAGCGCCTGGGCGTGGAGACCATTGCCGTGGACCGCTACGAGAACGCGCCCGGCCAGCAGGTGGCCCACCACGCGCGCACCATCACCATGAGCGATCCGGCCCAGCTCAAGGCGCTCATCGAGGCCGAGCGGCCCCACCTCGTGGTGCCCGAGATCGAGGCCATCGCCACGCCCATGCTCGAAGAGCTGGAGGCCGCCGGCACCGTGCGCGTGATTCCCACCGCGCGCGCCGCGCGCCTGACCATGGACCGCGAAGGCATCCGCCGCCTGGCCGCCGAAACGCTGGGCCTGCCCACCAGCCCCTACCAATTCTGCAATTCGCTCGAAGAGCTGCAGGCGGCCATTGACGGCGGCATCGGCTACCCCTGCATCGTCAAGCCCGTGATGAGCAGCTCCGGCAAGGGCCAGAGCAAGATCGACGGCCCGGCCGACGTGCAAAAGGCCTGGGACTACGCCATGGCCGGCGGCCGCGTGAGCCATGGCCGCGTCATCGTCGAAGGCTTCATCGACTTCGACTACGAGATCACCCTGCTCACCGTGCGCGCGCTCGGCGAAGGCGGCCAGCCCGAGACGCACTTTTGCGAACCCATCGGCCACATCCAGGTCAGCGGGGACTACGTGGAAAGCTGGCAGCCCCAGCCCATGCGCCCCGCAGCCCTGGAGCGCGCCCGTGAGATCGCCAAGGCCGTGACCGACGACCTCGGTGGCTATGGGCTCTTCGGGGTGGAACTGTTCGTGAAGGGCGATGCCGTGTGGTTCAGCGAGGTGAGCCCCCGCCCGCACGACACGGGCCTGGTCACCCTGGCCACGCAGGTGCAGAGCGAGTTCGAGCTGCACGCGCGCGCCATCCTGGGCCTGCCCGTCAACACCGCCCTGCGCAGCCCGGGCGCCAGCGCCGTCATCTACGGCGGCATGGATGCGCAAGGCATCGCATTCGACGGCGTGGATGAGGCCCTGCGCGTGCCGAACACCGACCTGCGCCTGTTCGGCAAGCCCGAGAGTTTCGTGAAGCGACGCATGGGCGTGGCGCTGGCGTTCGATGCCGATGTCGAGGTGGCGCGGGAGCGGGCCAAGCTGGCGGCCGGCAAGGTCAGGCCGCGCAAAGCGTAA